caccaacgatgaacatgtgtgtttattcctccgttaagtaagccggtattcctgtcctgaagatgacagcaccaacagaggggaggatggatggggccatgtatcgcgagatcttggccaacaacctccttccctcagtaagagcattgaagatgggtcgtggctgggtcttccagcatgacaacgacccgaaacacacagccagggcaactaaggagtggctccgtaagaagcatctcaaggtcctggagtggcctagccagtctccagacctgaaccaaatagaaaatctttggagggagctgaaagtccgtattgcccagcgacagccccgaaacctgaaggatctggagaaggtctgtatggaggagtgggccaaaatccctgctgcagtgtgtgcaaacctggccaagacctacaggaaacgtatgatctctgtaattgcaaacaaaggtttctgtaccaaatattaagttctgcttttctgatgtatcaaatacttatgtcatgcaataaaatgctaattaattacttaaaaatcatacaatgtgattttctggatttttgtagacatccttggagagctctttggtcttggccatggtggagagtttggaatctgattgattgattgcttctgtggacaggtgtcttttatacaggtaacaagctgagattaggagcactccctttaagagtgtgctcctaatctcagctcgttacctgtataaaagaaacctgggagccagaaatctttctgattgagagggggtcaaatacttatttccctcattaaaatgcaaatcaatttataacatttttgacatgcgtttttcttgattttttgttgttgttattctgtctctcactgttcaaattaacctaccattaaaattatagactgatcatttatttttcagtgggatcaaatacttttttccctcactgtaactaccTCTGGAGCCAGATAACGCTTTCAATCAAGCCAGCCACTGTGGTGCCACTTGGATCACCTAATCAGTGGATTGGGCTGATAGTTTCTACACCAAGCTCAGTGACAGGTGATGAGTGTGGTGCAGTGATTGAACAAAACTATAGCCTTCATATATACCTTATGCACCACAGGACCAAGGTTGCTTACTGTACCCTTTGGCAGTGTTTACACAGGCATCCCAattctgatctgattggtcaaaagagcaATAAGTGGCAAAataatcagaattgggctgcctgtgtaaacattCATAGTAGTTTCTGAATGCACCACTGCCTAAAATAAAATTGTAAGTTAGTGCTACTTATTTTAAGGGGTTTGCTTCCCTCTAGGGGTTATGTTGCTGAATTGCACCCCAATCCCGCTACATTACTCCTCACCAGCAGTCAAACAAATGTCACCAGTCAATGACTTTCTATTGGTCATTGAGTTTATTTAGTTGAAAACACATAAAACACGGAAATCTAACTCCTTTACAAAAGGTGTCAGCAGACCAGAAGTCCCAGAGTAAAGGAAACATGCTCATCATATTCCTTTTTTCTAGTTGAACATAATTATTGTGTGCTGTAAGAGTTGCAAGGATTTTACACACCAAGAATGCATATTTGTCATTCAGAATTTGAACACTTTCTTTCTAAACACTTCAAATTGTCACCAGGTTGATCTTTGACCACCAAATCGTTCAATTAACTCCTGCAGTCTAGATGATGTGATAGTAGTAGAAGATGTGTCAGAAGTAGTGTTAGATGTGGAGTGGGGAGACCCCGAGAGTGTGGAAGAGTCTGTGTAAGTGGGGGTgtatgatgagtgagaaagtgtgTGATAAGGTGTGCTCAATGAGGAAGAACGGGATAGTGGGTGAGAGGTACTGCTGGCAGAGAGAGTGGGAGTAGCTCTTCCTGAGAGGGTGTGACCCTGAGAGGGTGTGTCAGTTGAACAGGAAAGTGTGCAAGAAGTGGTGCTGGCAGTGGTAGTGAGTGTGAGAAAGGGGTTACTTGGTAGCCTAGTGAGTGTGCGAGAGGGGATGCTGGGTAGCCTATTGAGTGTGCGAAAGGGGATGCTGGGTGGCCTAGTGAGTGTGCGAGAGGGGATGCTGGGTGGCCTAGTGAGTGTGCGAAAGGGGATGCTGGGTGGCCTAGTGAGTGTGCGAGAGGGGATGCTGGGTGGCCTAGTGAGTGTGCGAAAGGGGATGCTGGGTGGCCTAGTGGGTGTACGAGAGGGGGTACTGGCTGGGGTAGTGGGTGTAGGAGAGGGGGTACTGGCTGGGGTAGTGGGTGTACGAGAGGGAGTACTGGCTGGGGTAGTGGGTGTACGAGAGGGGGTACTGGCTGGGGTAGTGGGTGTAGGAGAGGGAGTACTGGCTGGGGTAGTGGGTGTACGAGAGGGGGTACTGGCTGGGGTAGTGAATGTACGAGAGGGGGTACTTGCTGGGGTACTGGGTGTACGAGAGGGGGTACTTGCTGGGGCAGAGGGTGTACGAGACGGGGTACTGACTGGGGTAGTGGGTGTACAAGAGGGGTTACTGGCTGGGGTAGTGGGTGTACGAGAGGGGGTACTGGCTGGGGTAGTGGGTGTACGAGAGAGGGTACTGGCTGGGGTAGTGGGTGGACGAGAGGGGGTACTGGCTGGGGTAGTGGGTGTATGAGAGGGGGTACTGGCTGGGGTAGTGAGTGTATAAGAGGGGGTGCTGGCTGGGGTAGTGAGTGTATAAGAGGGGGTGCTGGCTGGGGTAGTGGGTGTACGAGAGGGGGTACTGGCTGGGGTAGAGGGTGTACGAGAGGGGGTACTGGCTGCGGTAGAGGGTGTACGAGACGGGGTACTGACTGGGGTAGTGGGTGTACGAGAGGGGGTACTGGCTAGGGTAATGAGTTTATGAGAGAGGTTGCTGAATGAGGGAGTGTAAGACCAATTAGCTTGGCCTAGGGTGGTATCCACCAATTGAGAACTTGGGGCTGGCTTCATGAGGACTGCAGATTGACTCAATCCCAATGGGGTTTGGGCAGGTTTTGGGAGACTTGAACGGGGAAGAGAATCGGTTGGATTAGAGGAAGTGGTGGCAGCTTGAGATGGACTCAAAGTGGAAGTCGATGGAACTCGAGAGTTTGACAGCGTAGCAGCAGCTGCTGCTTGAATCCGTTTGGATGTTAGGTATTGGACAATGGAAGAGGATTGGATAGAGACAGTCTTGGGTGGAGCTGGAGCCGAAGAGGACCAGTGCATGACGCCATCATCGTATTTGATTAGGAACTCAGGGTACACCTGGTGCCTTTCAAACACTACATATATGGATGGGTCCAGGACATTGTCCACACAGCTGTCATAGAGAGTCGGGCTTCCCTCGCCTTTTGGAGGGGGACGACGGAGGTCCGAGTTCCCCCGTGTGTAGTCACCAACAAGCACCCGACAAGCAAACATTGACCTCACTCCTGAGTGGCTGGTGTAGCTGTGTGAGTACTTGGCATCCCTGGCAAAGTAACTCCCTAAAACAAACAGAGAAGATCATCAGTAAAACAAAATGACAGACTATAGTGAGATCATGACTGCTTCTAAAATCTGACTACACATCTGACAGATGGTTAACATGAGGTACCTTCGCCATACACAGTTCCGTTGGTTCCACACAGCCTCCAGTCGAAGTTATCTCTGCAAATGGCTTCTATGTGTTTTGGATCCGTTCCGTGGAAGAGATGTAGCTCCTTGCTGTTTTTACCTCCATTGTTTTTCTTCATTAAATCTCTTTTCCTGAGAAATGACCATTAGCTGCTGTTAAGAATGCTATTTTCGGATGGTTATTCCCTATTGGAATTTGCCTCTAGGTACCATATGTAAGGCCAGAGGTCAACTTAAACAGCTCTCAGTAACTGGTATCTGGGCCCCTGAGCCATAAAATCGGCCATGGGGGTCTTTAAGCGATTAAGACGTTTCAAATGTATAGTCTATTCAACCCCAAGGTCTCCGCATTGATTTAATGCTTTGGCACCTGGCACGGAAGGATGAAACAGCGAACAGATAAAGCAAGAGTAATTAGGTCAGCCCTCCcctctggagggggagagattTGCCTGCGGACCTCTTACAGGAACGTGTCTGTCTTTCCATATGCATGTCTATGTCTCTCTTTGTCTAATAAATCTTTAAATATAGGAGCTGTTCACCTTATATTTTGTATCTAGCATTTCTACACACCTTGACCAGGTTTTCAATTCCTAACACTGCCTACCTATAAATCGCATTCAAGCCAGGGTTTACTAAGCATTTTTGGAAGTAACATGCTAGGATTGTGAGTGAGAGTTGATGTAAACATACCACTGGAAGACTTCCCAGAGGTCCCTGTTTTGGACCCTCTCGATGCTGGTGATTTGGAAGCCCCTCATGGTCTTGTTGAAAAGTTCCTGGACCTTCTGATAGTCCCTGTCAGAACTCAGAAGAGTGACTGTCTGCAGGAGGGGAAAACAAAATGGTTCTCACAGCTGAAACCAAATGAAAGGCAATGTTAAACAGTAGACTTCCCTGCAAGCCAGAGCAGTAGAATCCCATGTAAACATGTCACCTTGTATCCAATGTCAGGTATGGCAGACTTGTCCCAAAATCCAGGAACAGCTCTGAAATTCTGAGAGCGGTTGCGTGGTCCATTTCTCCTGAAATGACATATGAAAAATAAGCTATATACAACACCAAGAAAAAAGCAGCTCAGTTGAAAAGCTCTATTAGTTCTCAACTTAAATATGCAAGTCATACTCAACTAAATAAATCCCTCTATTGTTTGAGATACAAAACCACATTTTATGGTCTATCCTAAATAGTTATGATTATAAGTAATCTATTAGGTAAATATAGAAATGTAATAAAATAAATGGTTCGATACAGAACATAGTACCCATCCTCAGTCCATTCCCATTCATATATTACCTGCTTCTTGCAGCTTGTGTGTCTGCAGTTGAAACAAAGACAGGACGTCGTCTGACCATCCTTATAGtgccatatgttttttttttttgagtcATGTCTGTAATTACAAGAATAACTATTTTAACCAGCATCCTTACAGCTACTGTTCCACATCGCTAAtatctaggctacctgccgctgaTTTTAGTACTAGAATTTGAGGGGTGTATAAGAGTAGCCTTTTTTACCCTAACTGTAACTTGTGCTGAGCGCTTGTAActaaaatatattattattaccgtAGGTTGCACATGAGAGCTGTTTTTCACAACAGTTTGAGATGTGTTACCTCTGAAACTCAGCTCATAAGACTGCTGGCCTGCAGTGAACTTTACCACAGCACTTTGATCCTCCTGGTACCTTTTCTCAAGGTATTCACTGGTGATGGATGACAATCTGTGCATCTCTTTCTGTGATTTATAGAAAAAAAATAACAGTTTACTCTCTCCAACACCAAATGTGTTGGTCCTTGTAACTCATCAGCCTGTTTGAGTGTTTCACACCACTTACGATGGATGCGTACTGGACCCATTGGCCGTACTCGTCCTCCCAGAACCACGCCCACTCTGTGGTGAGTATGTATGTGGGCTGGGTCACAGAGGAAACTGTGGAGAGACGGTGAACTTCACTGAATCCACGGGTCATGGAGTCGAAATGCACACACTCAGATCCATCACTGTGATGAAATAAGAGAAAGTCAATGGTTAAAAAAATGGGTATATTGTACCTTATTCACAGTTTGACATACTTTGTCtagttaaaggtagactcagccaaatgacgttgccacgagcagcaccacaGATATTGAGATGCaagacagtcacacacagcactatatctgcgcatgtgcacgggttcgcttcacgctgttacagcgtggtagccacgggaccaaaacagcggGAAGTTGAGTCTTGCGCTTCAATGCTCTTAGTtattgcggaaattgacccactatgctgttcaCTTTGTGCATatacgtcatatcgctgagtctatcTTTAAGTATGACATAACAACATACTGTACCTGTGTATCTTAGAAGGGTCACAGAAGTCTCTCTCGATCGCTTCGTTTTCTGGCAGTGCTGACCAAGTCTGTCCATCCTTCACTTCCCACTTGTAGGGCATGTTAAAGTGGACTCTCCAGCATTTCTCTGAAAGTCATACGTTTGCAGTAAGatgtgatacagtggggaaaaaaagtatttagtcagccaccaattgtgcaagttctcccacttaaaaagatgagagaggcctgtaattttcatcataggtacacgtcaactatgacagacaaaatgagcattttttttccagaaaatcacattgtacaaatcatagttgacgtgtacctatgatgaaaattacaggcctctctcatctttttaagtgggagaacttgcacaattggtggctgactaaatactttttttccccactgtatgttgttgaGTATCATTGTTGCACCTGGGTGCCAGCCTGATTTGTCCCTGAATTGTGGTTTCACAAGGTTTGTATTGTGTATCTACTGACAACCTTGAAAGTTATAAACTCATATTCAGCCGGCTGCCATAGCTTCTGCCTGagtaaaaatgtggcaaagccaTTGCAGGTGTTCTGCCAAAGCAAACATGGGAAAGCTATCCTCCAGACCCTCTGCCACACACAATATCTCCCTCGTTAAATGTACCTCCTTGTTTGCAGTCCCCCTTGACAAAGAACAGGCAGATCTCATTCCTCACtgtaaataaacaaacaaacatttagtTAAATGAAATCAAAGTTGgcaacagggttggggtcaataccatttcaattccagtcaattcataAAGTAAACCAAATatcaattccacattttcctcactagctaggtttccatctgaactatatgcacattttccccaCCAGAGATgcgtttccatcaaattgactggttgcggataaaaggctgtgcgtgatgacgtagtgcataTAAAGATTATGTACCGAATGAaaaatgttgcgttatatagcgaatgtgcccactctggtattggcatgtgcgctctagccaacagctcgcagatacagtgtgggtatagtctacatgatgagattattatggacataatttttatttgtcaaacggcagccaagcattgatgattatgtcaccagaataagacccgatttttattggaaaggagcatcaaccgcatcaccttgcactttcaccaccatgtgaagttcatcataacttatttcatctgtagcctaataaacggcATGCTTTCTCAGGTTGTAGTAGGAGGACCACAACATGTTATCCTGTGACTCCAAATTTACTCCATGTTTACTTCAATATTacggttattatatcaatatttgttaataaaagcgtttccaccgccatttctcgcataatacattttactgaCCCCCAAAAATCCCACCTTGTCTAACGTATTTTGTTTcctcgacatttggaaagtttaccaatACATTTTCTGTTTCAGGCCTGTAATTACATTTTCTTTCAAACATGTACTTTattcgcataaaaaggttggatggaaacctggttattgaaaagtattgaagagaattggaatttcagtgtacttcctgaattgattgGTCTGGAATTGAAAAGGTATTGACCCCAAGTCCATAGAGAAATACTTCCAAGTAAGGGTTTGAAGGCAACTATGACTGTTCTGAAACATTATTCCCCACTGAACACAACCCTGTTGTTTACTCCTGCAGCCATCTACCTGTATTTCTCTGAGGACAGCTCTGGGGCCTGTTGATGGAACCAGCACCGCCGGCACCTTCACTTTTCATGGCCTGGATGTTCTGGTAGGTGGACAACATGGACGCCATTAGATCGTTAGGCACTCCCCTTTGCTGCAGGGTCCTCCATGGGTGGGGCTCAAAGAAGTCATGACACCTGTTGCAGTCGGCTCCCGAGGAGCAGGTTCCTCTGATGTACCTGTCGCACACGTGAAGTCTCCTGCACCCCTCCTGATCCGGGCACTTGCCATAAGGCCCGGTGCCTTTGTTATAAGAGTTGCATACCTGAAAGAGTGAGTGACAAGGCTTTTAAAATACTTGTTTACCATACTATTCGGGTCTATATGCAAGAAAGCATGAGAGCACACAGAGCTtttgggtaaatccatttgaattcaatcactttttgacagaaCCCCTATTGATTTCAACGAAACcttgcccattgtagaagtgctaCACTTCTTGGACctaaatgccaaaacattcaagagattaaaaacaaaaaacagtttTAAGTGAAAATAAAACAGCATAATTCCTACTCTTAGAGGACGTGCTTCCACAATAATGTTATTTGTACCGGATACAAGGTAAAGCATtggattcttcacacaccacaGTAAGACATTATACCATTACGCTACCTTTTCatgcttttaaaaaatgtaattaaagcaagctttgcttttatacttacaagacGATCAAGCTTGATTGAGGtgttttgtcttgtagtaatgtggtgcATGCCTGTATTTTctaaaacctttattttagcaatacatgtcataaaaaaaaacaatgtaaaaataacatatttttgggtcagtaggtgcccaacaggtggtggtgtgttggacacAGTATCTCAGATAGATAAATCCTGTCTGCATTCCTAATTTCTGCAACTGTTAGTTTACCTGCATAATATTGACATAAGCTCTTGTGCTTcaaacatggtcctgttttatcaattgTTGTGCTGATCAATGTTCATTACCTGTCAAAATAATATGTAGCTTAAAGTTGTTTCTACTTGTATTTCTTTTTGCAATAAAGATGGTGATGCAACAATAAAACACATTTACAACAGGCCTATATCtaaaaacatttcaagaacttggaaagtttcttcaagtgcagtcacaaaaaccatcaagcgctatgatgaaactggctctcatgaggaccaccacaggaaaggaagacccagttatctctgctgcagaggatacgttcattagagttaagtgcacctcagattgcagcccaaataaatgcttcacagagttcaagtaacagacacatctcaacatcaactgttcagaggagactctgtgaatcaggcattcatggtcgaattgctacaaagaaaccactactaaaggacaccaataataagaagagacttgtttgggccaagaaacacgagaaatggacattagaccagtggaaatctgtcctttggtctgatgagtccaaatttcagatgtttagttccaaccgctgtgtctttgtgagacgcagagtaggtgaacggatgatatccgcatgtgtggttcccaccgtgaagcatggaggaggaggtgtgatggtgcttttgctggtgacactgtcggttgatttatttagaattcaaggcacacttaaccagcatggctaccacagcattctgcagcgatacaccatcccatctggtttgcgcttattgggactatcatttgtttttcaacaggacaatgtcccaaaacacatctccaggctgtgtaagggctatttgaccaagaaggagagtgatggagtgctgcatcagatgaccttgcctccacaatcactcgacctcaacccaattgagatggtttgggatgagttggaccacagagtgaaggtaaagcagccaacaagtgctcagcatatgtgggaacagaTGTGAGCTGATTTGGAGGTAGTCATCCGAATGTTCCCCAGGACAACGGTGGTCTACTCTGACAACACACAGTGGAGGAGTTGGAAGTTCCAGTgggaggaggacatcaacaagcgCATAGAGATGGCCCGGCGCTCTGTCAACCAGCTGGTGTTTGCATTTCTCTGTGACAGGCGCATGCCCACAATccgccactctgccataaagCACTGTGTCCCTGGCAGTACCTTAGGGATGGCATGCATCTCACTGATGAGGGCAACAATCCCTTCCTTGAGAGTCTGAGcgctgggcccgtatccacaaagcatctcagagtagacaATTGGTCGTAAGTGCTGAGA
The sequence above is a segment of the Coregonus clupeaformis isolate EN_2021a chromosome 19, ASM2061545v1, whole genome shotgun sequence genome. Coding sequences within it:
- the LOC121580030 gene encoding LOW QUALITY PROTEIN: protein mono-ADP-ribosyltransferase PARP12-like (The sequence of the model RefSeq protein was modified relative to this genomic sequence to represent the inferred CDS: inserted 1 base in 1 codon) translates to MDTTALIYKVLCAHNGSFELGELRANISTIEDDLESVLGNQEMFTSAVSKGNKLIVAQTKMRLCRANGCSGCSNLHLCKFYLYGTCPSNERQGCRLCHELTXRVLREHHLEELDRKELCTLLLQNDNALIPPVCNSYNKGTGPYGKCPDQEGCRRLHVCDRYIRGTCSSGADCNRCHDFFEPHPWRTLQQRGVPNDLMASMLSTYQNIQAMKSEGAGGAGSINRPQSCPQRNTVRNEICLFFVKGDCKQGEKCWRVHFNMPYKWEVKDGQTWSALPENEAIERDFCDPSKIHSDGSECVHFDSMTRGFSEVHRLSTVSSVTQPTYILTTEWAWFWEDEYGQWVQYASIKEMHRLSSITSEYLEKRYQEDQSAVVKFTAGQQSYELSFRDMTQKKKTYGTIRMVRRRPVFVSTADTQAARSRRNGPRNRSQNFRAVPGFWDKSAIPDIGYKTVTLLSSDRDYQKVQELFNKTMRGFQITSIERVQNRDLWEVFQWKRDLMKKNNGGKNSKELHLFHGTDPKHIEAICRDNFDWRLCGTNGTVYGEGSYFARDAKYSHSYTSHSGVRSMFACRVLVGDYTRGNSDLRRPPPKGEGSPTLYDSCVDNVLDPSIYVVFERHQVYPEFLIKYDDGVMHWSSSAPAPPKTVSIQSSSIVQYLTSKRIQAAAAATLSNSRVPSTSTLSPSQAATTSSNPTDSLPRSSLPKPAQTPLGLSQSAVLMKPAPSSQLVDTTLGQANWSYTPSFSNLSHKLITLASTPSRTPTTPVSTPSRTPSTAASTPSRTPSTPASTPSRTPTTPASTPSYTLTTPASTPSYTLTTPASTPSHTPTTPASTPSRPPTTPASTLSRTPTTPASTPSRTPTTPASNPSCTPTTPVSTPSRTPSAPASTPSRTPSTPASTPSRTFTTPASTPSRTPTTPASTPSPTPTTPASTPSRTPTTPASTPSRTPTTPASTPSPTPTTPASTPSRTPTRPPSIPFRTLTRPPSIPSRTLTRPPSIPFRTLTRPPSIPSRTLTRPPSIPFRTLNRLPSIPSRTLTRLPSNPFLTLTTTASTTSCTLSCSTDTPSQGHTLSGRATPTLSASSTSHPLSRSSSLSTPYHTLSHSSYTPTYTDSSTLSGSPHSTSNTTSDTSSTTITSSRLQELIERFGGQRSTW